AGGAGACGCTCTGGACACACACATTGAGCGTGTTTTATAGATTTGGCGAGGGTGTGGAGGTGGAAGCTGGACAGAACAAACACTGGAGGCAGAAGCCGTCCGCATCCCGCAGACCCAAACCGCAAAAGAAAGAGTATGACTGGTGATGGGGGTTGACTGATATGAAATGCGAAAATTGTCCTGTAGATGTTCCGAAGTTGAAACAGGTAGAAGTAGCGAATTTAATAACACATGCTACTTTCTGGATTTGCGAGCAGTGTCTTGAAGAAGAGAAAAAAGAACACTTTGTCGGATATATCCGCGAAACAGGTCAGGTTAGAGAGTCAGAGCAGAAGAGCAAAAGAGCAATAGAACAGAAGTAATGTTTTTACTTTTTGAACTTTTACTTTGTTGTTAATAGTGTGAATATGCGAGAATTATCTAACAATGAAATACATAGGCAGGCGGAAGTGGCAATAAGTTTTTGTAAAAGGCGGAGAGTGAGTTTTGACCACTGGGCACGGGTAAAGTCATTTTCAAGTGACGATTATAATGCGATAGAAAAATTGTTTCATAATAAAAATGTACGAAAAAAAGTTGAGAGAAGGGAGATATGGTTCAAAGAAATGTTCAGGCGGATGGGTGTTGATATAACCACCGGGGAAATAATTTTCACTAAAGAATGGGGTATGAGAAAAAATTAGAGTTAAAAAAATGAACATAGAACTGTTGCGAATAAAAGAATATCTCCAAAACAACGAGTTTTTTAAGATGATAAAAAATCTTGATGCATTTGCGGAAAAACTGTATGACGCCTATCACTGCGATACGGATATAATACCAGAATTAAAGAAAGCGGACTTCTGGCTTATCAGTAATCCCACCAGACGCAAAAAGAACTATGCCCGGTTTCTTTGCAACTGGATGTCAAGGACAAGGAGCAGGTTATGAGTTTTTTAGATAGATACCGCAAATATGCGTTTTCAATTACAGATGCGCCTGATGTATTTTCGGAATTTCTATCAATAGCAACCGCTGGAATAATAATAGGCAGAGCCCGTTTTTTACAGTTCGGCAATAATGAATTATATCCAAATTTCTGGATGCTCATTTTAGCACCGTCTTCGTTTTACCATAAGTCAACCGCATTAAACATTTCAGCAAAATGTATCTATGTGGTAAAACCGCTTTATATTTATCCTACTGAATTTTCACACGAAAAAATATTAGAAGTAATCCAGGCGAATCCGCAGGGCGTATTTTATTATTATGAATTCAAGACGCTTATGGGCATTCTGTCAAAGGACTATATGCAGGGCACAAAAGCGTTTTTAACCGAGATGTTTGACAATCCTGATATGTATTCAAGACAGACGAAAGGCGGGAATATTTGTATTGAGAATCCTTGCGTATCTATGCTGTCTGCGACGACATCTGACTGGTTTGTAAATTCTATTAAATCAGGTGATTTGGAAGGTGGGTTTTTAGGTAGGTTTTTGTATGTCAATTCAAACAGCAAATTAAGGAATGATGCTATACCATCAAGACCTAATAAGGAAATGAGAATCGGTGTTTATTCTGCATTAACAGAACTGATGGAAAAACTCGTTGACCAAAAAGCAGAGATGTATTTATCGCAGGGAGCACTGAAATCGTACAAAATCTGGTATACAAAGTTTGTCACAAGGGTAGATAAAATCCCGTTTGTATTCAGACCGCTTTTTGCACGACTGAATATCTACTGCCTCAAAATCGCTATGGTTCTTGAAACCTGCGAGACATTAAAACTTGAAATATCCGAAGAGACGATGAAAGAATCCTGCCGGTTGACCGATTTTTTATACCACTTAACTATGCAGTTATGTGAGACCGACATCGCTTTTTCTAAATCGGAAAGCAATGAAAAGAAACTTCTTAAAATACTGAATTCATCTACACTTCAACCAAAAGAAATGAACAGGACTCAACTTTTGCGGGCATCTCATATGTCATCTTTTGAGTTTAATAGCACAGTGCAAACGTTGGTAGACAAAGAACAGGTAAAAACATATTTTGAGAAAAAACCCGGATCAGATAAGTCCATGCAAATTATTGCTTTATTGGAACCGAAGCAATGAAAAAAACGAATATATTGAAGATTTTGGAAAGAAAAGTCACAGATAATTCACAAAAAAGTATAGCAAATTCACAAAAAGGAAATTCACAAAGTTCACAATAATTCACAAGGGGGTTGTGAACTTGCTTTTTACATACTTTATCGTCTATAAAATATATAAATATATAGTAAATTCACATAATATTTATATATCCTAGGACCCCTATATAAATAACAAACGTAGTAGAGATTTTAAAGGAACCGGGAAGGGGTATAGGGGGGGTGTGTGAAATTGCATTTGCTTTTTTAGAAACCCAACCCCTGAAAATGGTCAAAAACTAATGGAAATAGAAATAGAAAAACGGTAGAGGATTTAAGATTATGAGTATTATTGGCACTGAAAAGACGGATGGTGTTAAGGCAATCAATTACCTTGTGTGGTTCAGGTTCAGCAAGGCGTATATTGACAGGGATAAGTTTGTTCAGTGTGTAAAAGAAGTGGGGCTTGATGAGTTTCTTGTTCCACGCTTGATGAAAAAGCCACAGGCACTCCGTAAGGTCTTGCGGAACACTTTTTCAGGCAAAGAGTTAATAACCAGTCAAGGCACTGCTAAACTTACTATGATTGAATCAAGTAATGAACCCGAGTTTAAGTTTCATATTAACGGGACAGTGATTGATTATTATCAACATACCTCAACCACACGGAAACTTGTAGGACTAACTTACAACGACTTATCAGCCAAGACAGAAATTGAATTTGAGAAAATACCAGACGATGAGAAACTTCTGCTTGAAGGAATGTTTAAGGGGATAGATGAAAAAGTGGAGACGCTCATTACGAACCTTACCAACGAGCAGATAGCGGATTATGTGACTTACTATCTTGAAAACACTGTTCGTTTCAGGGCGTCTGCGGCTTTGTATTATGTTCACCCAAAATACAAAGAGTTGCTTGAAAAATTGAAAACACTCGTAGATAAAGTCAACGGCATAGCGGTTCAAGAACTGGCAAAGATGGAGTTTAATTATATCACACTGATAGACCCGAGAACAGTAGCAAATGGGATAGTCGGTTCTGTTCAGGATGAGGCAGAGTGTCTACAAAAAGAGATTGATAACCCGGAGCCGATGACAGCAGAGCGAGGACAAAAAATCTTGCAACGGGTTCATTCTTTACGACAAAGAGCAAAGGCGAGTGAGGAGTTTTTCAGAAACCAGCAGGAACAGGTGTGGAATATGCTTAATGAACTTGATACTTCAGCGTCAAAGGCTGTATCGGAAGCGTTACAGAAAGGCGATATAGACGACCTGACACAATTATACACACGGTCAAGGTTTATTCAATTGGTGCATAATCTTTTAGCAACCAATCCTGACGCTAAGTGGTCTATTGCTATGGCGGACATTGACTTCTTTAAGAAAATCAACGATACCTACGGTCATCAGTTCGGTGACAGGTGTCTTAAAATCGTAGCGAATACTATAAAGTCAAAACTGCAAGAGCCAGACATCGCAGGTAGATATGGTGGTGAGGAGTTTATCTTGTTCTTTCTTAAACCAGCAGATAGTAGCAGAGATGACTGCGAGGAAATCAGGAAAGCAATTGCGTCATTGGGTCCTAGAGTCGTAGAGTCATTGGGTCAAGACCCTAAGACCCTAAGACACTATGACGCTAAGACGCATTTAACTGTCTCTATCGGGATTGCAGAAGGTGGAAAAGGCATTGGGCTGGAAGCGGTTATCAGGGAAGCGGATAAACTGCTTTACAAAGCCAAAAATAGCGGTAGAAACAAGGCTGAAAGTAAGGGCAAGTGAAAAAGAGGGCTAAAAATATTATGTTAACTTTTTTAGGGCTGTTTAGAGGGTATAAAAGACCGCCCAATTTTCAAATTTTCTGCACGGTGGCTGAAAATGTTAAATATAATGACTTTTTTTTGAGACAAATATTATGCGAACCAAATATGGCTGTTTTTGGCTAATTTTTGAGATTCCCTATTATGAACAAATTACTTGGTAATAAATTCGTTCAGGTTCCAAAGGCGTTTTTTAAGGTCATTCCACACCTGGATTTACCCGCTGTGGCAAAAGATATTTTATGGGTCTTGATGTGGCTGACTTATGGCTACCACAAAGAGTGGCGACCTATCCATATCAAAGAAATAGCATTCCTAATAGGATGTCAATCTGATGTTGCGGAGGACTGGATTCGCAGGTTGCTCCGCTGGGGTGTTTTGATTAGGGCGAAGTGTTCTACAAAAAAATCTATTCGCAAATACAAGCCTCGTTATGTCTATGCTGTGAATCCTACAATCAGGCAATGGCGGGTCTTGAAACGGAAACGGATTTACAAGGATACTGCAAGACCCGAAGATATGGAACAGGCACTTTACTTACTTGGTGATAAATACGAACAATTTTTTCATCAACCGCCTGACGAGACACTCTATAACGAACTCAAAGAACTCTTGCATTTTTATTCTCCAAGACGGCTTTTAGGTATTATGAAAAAATCAGCAGTTCAAGGCAAAGGCTGGGCAGGTGTTGTCAGACATTTATCAACGCAGGGACTTGGAGGAACGGAGTGAGAAGCAAGATGCAAGAAGCAAGATGCAAGAGACAAGTAGTCAAAGGCAAGGTGGTCTTTGTCTTGGTCTGCTTATTTCTTGCTTCTGACTTCTTGCTTCTGCCTTTTGATTTTATGGACGATATGCTCATCAACGATGAACGGACACTTTATGACGCTTCAATAACTGACACACAGGGTCATCAGCAGATTGGTGTGTTCCCGCAGGGAACGGGGATTAAAACACCGGGCTCTGCTTTTACAGTTAAGGGTGCTTTAACGCCCGGTGGTCTACCCCGAACCTACTCGTATATTCCGGCGGAGGATGTGGCGAAAAGAGAGAAGCAAGATGCAAGAATCAAGAAGCAAGAAGGGGCAGGGGCGATAGAACAATTTTATCAGTTCACATCTGCCCATATGGATACATCCGCATCCCGCTGGTATGACGACAAAGTGTATTTGCTGGTTGTTAGACCACAAGACCACAAGACTACAAGAACTGTCATTTCTATTCTACCTTATAATCCGTCTTTTTATGAGAGTGTTGTTTCAGCACGGAA
The genomic region above belongs to Elusimicrobiota bacterium and contains:
- a CDS encoding DUF3987 domain-containing protein is translated as MSFLDRYRKYAFSITDAPDVFSEFLSIATAGIIIGRARFLQFGNNELYPNFWMLILAPSSFYHKSTALNISAKCIYVVKPLYIYPTEFSHEKILEVIQANPQGVFYYYEFKTLMGILSKDYMQGTKAFLTEMFDNPDMYSRQTKGGNICIENPCVSMLSATTSDWFVNSIKSGDLEGGFLGRFLYVNSNSKLRNDAIPSRPNKEMRIGVYSALTELMEKLVDQKAEMYLSQGALKSYKIWYTKFVTRVDKIPFVFRPLFARLNIYCLKIAMVLETCETLKLEISEETMKESCRLTDFLYHLTMQLCETDIAFSKSESNEKKLLKILNSSTLQPKEMNRTQLLRASHMSSFEFNSTVQTLVDKEQVKTYFEKKPGSDKSMQIIALLEPKQ
- a CDS encoding GGDEF domain-containing protein, which codes for MSIIGTEKTDGVKAINYLVWFRFSKAYIDRDKFVQCVKEVGLDEFLVPRLMKKPQALRKVLRNTFSGKELITSQGTAKLTMIESSNEPEFKFHINGTVIDYYQHTSTTRKLVGLTYNDLSAKTEIEFEKIPDDEKLLLEGMFKGIDEKVETLITNLTNEQIADYVTYYLENTVRFRASAALYYVHPKYKELLEKLKTLVDKVNGIAVQELAKMEFNYITLIDPRTVANGIVGSVQDEAECLQKEIDNPEPMTAERGQKILQRVHSLRQRAKASEEFFRNQQEQVWNMLNELDTSASKAVSEALQKGDIDDLTQLYTRSRFIQLVHNLLATNPDAKWSIAMADIDFFKKINDTYGHQFGDRCLKIVANTIKSKLQEPDIAGRYGGEEFILFFLKPADSSRDDCEEIRKAIASLGPRVVESLGQDPKTLRHYDAKTHLTVSIGIAEGGKGIGLEAVIREADKLLYKAKNSGRNKAESKGK